CGATCGTCACAGCGCGCTGGCGCAAGGCCGTCTGGAATGCCGCCTTCAATCCGGCATCGGTCTTGGCGGGCTGTATCGATACCGGACGCCTTATGGCTGATGATGCCGCGGTCCGCACAATCCGGCGCGCAATGGTTGAGGTATGTGAGGTCGCTGCCGCCGCGGGGCATCCGCTGCCTCCGCAGACGGTCGACGCAATGCTGGAAAACACGCGACGAATGCCACCATATCTGACCAGCATGACGCTTGATGCCCTGCACGGTCGTCCGTTGGAACGCGAGGCCATTCTCGGCGCGATACTTGATCGGGCGCGGTCCGCCGGGGTGCCGGCCCCCACGCTTGAAACCTTCGATGCGTTGCTGCGCGTGCGCACTGCGAATTAACCAGCGTGCTGGAACTTGAACGAGGTTCGTTGTACCGTTAGCGCTCTCCGGTTGCCGCAGGGTCGCGGCAACCCGCTCAATGCCCCAGGAAAGATGGCGAGTTCATTGCCCCAATCCGGTGCGAGAGAATCGAAGGCCCTCGGGTTCGACCGGTGGGGCCGGGTGCAGACGCAGGCATGGAGCACATGGAGTACTCGGCAGGAACGTCCGCACAGGAGTAATTGAAATGGCTGATGCAGTTATTGTTTCCACCGCCCGCACGGGTATTGGCAAGGCGTTCAAGGGTTCCTTGAATCTGACCCATGGCGCCGAGATGGGCGGTCACGTGATCAAGCACGCCGTCGAGCGGGCTGGGATCGATCCGGCTGAAGTCGAAGAAATCATCATGGGTTGCGGGTTGCCCGAAGGCGCGACCGGCAACAACATCGCCCGTCTGGCCGGGATTCGCGGCGGTATTCCCGTCACTGCGACCGGCGCGACCATTGCCCGGTTCTGCGGCTCGGGTCTTTCTGCCGTCGCCCACGCGGCGCAGCGCTGCATCGTCGACAAGGTCCCAGTCGCCGTCGGCGGCGGGCTGGAGTCGATCAGCCTGGTGCAGAACAACATGAACATGAAGCACGCGATGGACAAGGGGCTGCTCAAGATGAAGCCTACCATCATGATGCCGATGATCCCGACGGCTGAGAACGTTGCCAAACGCTTCAACATCACTCGCGAGGAAGCCGATCAGCTCGCACTGATCAGTCAGCAGCGGACCGCCGAAGCGCAGCGCAGCGGCAAGCTGGCCGAAGAAATCGTGCCGATCACGGTGACCATGGAAGTCACCGACAAGGAAACCGGCAAGACCGAGAAGGTTGAGGTGACGCTGAGCCAGGACGAAGGCAACCGCGTCGATACCACGCTCGAGAAGCTGGCCTCGCTCAAGCCCGTTGCCGGCCCCACTGGCACGGTCACGGCCGGCAACGCCAGTCAGCTCTCCGACGGCGCCGCAGCGGTCGTCGTCATGAACAGCGAATACGCCGAAAAGAAGGGTGTTGAACCGCTGGGCATCTTCCGTGGTTTCGCCACTGCGGGTTGCGAACCCGACATCATGGGGATCGGTCCGGTGTTTGCCATTCCGCGCCTGCTCGAGCGCCATGGCCTCACGATGGACGACATCGGCCTGTGGGAACTGAATGAGGCCTTCGGCGTGCAGGCCATGTACTGCATCAAGGAACTCGGTATCCCCATGGACCTGTGCAACGTTAACGGCGGTGCCATCGCCATCGGCCATCCCTACGGCATGTCCGGTGCCCGCATGGTCGGTGCGGCCCTGCTCGAAGGCAAGCGCCGCGGCGTCAAGTATGTCGTGGTGTCCATGTGTATTGCTCAGGGTATGGGTGCGGCCGGCCTCTTCGAAGTGGTGTGAGGCAGACGACCCGTAACCTCTGCGGCCCGGGGCCTTTCTGCCCCGGGCCTTTTTGCATGGGTCCAATTTTGGGCTTGTTCGGTCGGGCATGCTAGAATCACCAGCTTTGGTTTCAGCGCCGGAAACTGACTGGGGCCATGCTATGGCGGTCTCATGGCGTTCCCGCGCAGCGGAGGCCGAGCAGGCCCGATCTTGTTTTTACTTTGGATGACTTGGAGCGACTGCGGTCATGAAAATTTTGGTGGGTGTCAAGCGGGTCGTTGACTACAACGTCCGCGTTCAGGTCAAACCGGATGGCTCCGGAGTGGCCCTCGACGGCGTCAAGATGAGTGTCAACCCCTTCGACGAAATTGCGGTCGAAGAGGCATTGCGGCTCAAGGAAGCGGGTAAGGCCACGGAAGTGATCGTGGTGTCTATCGGGACCTCCGCCTCCCAGGAACAACTGCGTACGGCGCTGGCCATGGGGGCGGATCGCGCCATCCTGGTGGAAACGACTGAAGCCTGTCAGCCCCTGACGGTGGCTCGCATCTTCGGCAAGCTGGTGGAGAAGGAAGGCG
This sequence is a window from Candidatus Macondimonas diazotrophica. Protein-coding genes within it:
- a CDS encoding acetyl-CoA C-acyltransferase; the protein is MADAVIVSTARTGIGKAFKGSLNLTHGAEMGGHVIKHAVERAGIDPAEVEEIIMGCGLPEGATGNNIARLAGIRGGIPVTATGATIARFCGSGLSAVAHAAQRCIVDKVPVAVGGGLESISLVQNNMNMKHAMDKGLLKMKPTIMMPMIPTAENVAKRFNITREEADQLALISQQRTAEAQRSGKLAEEIVPITVTMEVTDKETGKTEKVEVTLSQDEGNRVDTTLEKLASLKPVAGPTGTVTAGNASQLSDGAAAVVVMNSEYAEKKGVEPLGIFRGFATAGCEPDIMGIGPVFAIPRLLERHGLTMDDIGLWELNEAFGVQAMYCIKELGIPMDLCNVNGGAIAIGHPYGMSGARMVGAALLEGKRRGVKYVVVSMCIAQGMGAAGLFEVV